One genomic region from Pseudomonadota bacterium encodes:
- a CDS encoding MmgE/PrpD family protein: MAQQQTGSSISELIADWSANLKYEDLPESVKAIVTKVVLDGAGLMVAARNEDYVKAIVSSSDSSGSCTALGHKNGFSASDAAFINGTAAHGEDYDDTAEGSPMHAGGAVGLPTLFAVAERYELSGEKLMLGIAACIELSCRLAVVAPTAQHRASFHPTAVLGCFGATLGSSVSLGLSKKQTVDALGTAGSLAAGIIEYLGDGSWTKRMHPGWNAQAGLRAALLGQAGFFGPKYVFEGEHGAFAAFAHPDIEQDFGKVTKDLGSSWVADKITFKSYACGTMTQPFIDCALRLRDEGVDHNAIEKIECNVGEGTVHRLWEPLELKQNIPTPYAGKFSVPYCIGISFAEGAAGLAQFTKDKYKNPIAAEIARKVFYVVDPNNEYPANYTGHLKAVMKDGTVHEYSQPHMRGGPVEPLTEEELTSKFHANCEYGGWDNSLANQLQDYCLEIAALKNLNGLSAFRI; the protein is encoded by the coding sequence ATGGCACAGCAGCAAACCGGGTCATCGATCTCAGAGCTTATTGCTGACTGGTCGGCGAATTTAAAATACGAAGATTTGCCCGAGTCGGTAAAGGCCATCGTTACCAAAGTCGTGCTGGATGGTGCTGGGTTGATGGTTGCAGCTCGAAATGAGGACTATGTAAAAGCGATAGTCTCTTCATCCGATAGTTCTGGTTCGTGCACTGCCCTTGGGCATAAAAATGGGTTTTCTGCATCTGATGCAGCCTTTATAAATGGCACGGCTGCCCATGGTGAAGATTACGATGATACTGCCGAGGGTTCCCCAATGCACGCTGGTGGTGCTGTGGGTCTACCAACATTATTTGCCGTAGCAGAGCGTTATGAGTTGTCCGGTGAAAAACTCATGCTCGGTATTGCCGCGTGCATCGAGCTATCCTGTCGGTTGGCAGTTGTAGCGCCGACCGCTCAGCACCGCGCATCTTTTCATCCTACCGCCGTCCTTGGTTGTTTTGGTGCAACTCTAGGGTCATCTGTTAGTCTCGGTCTCAGTAAAAAGCAGACTGTGGATGCGCTGGGCACTGCCGGAAGTCTGGCTGCTGGCATTATAGAATATCTCGGCGATGGCAGCTGGACGAAACGCATGCATCCTGGTTGGAATGCACAAGCTGGACTTCGGGCCGCACTTCTGGGTCAAGCTGGATTTTTTGGGCCGAAATATGTGTTTGAGGGCGAACACGGAGCTTTCGCGGCATTTGCGCATCCTGACATTGAGCAGGACTTCGGCAAGGTTACAAAAGATCTTGGAAGTAGCTGGGTTGCAGATAAGATTACTTTTAAATCGTATGCTTGCGGAACTATGACACAACCATTTATTGATTGCGCCCTTCGGTTGAGGGATGAGGGTGTTGATCACAACGCTATTGAAAAAATCGAATGTAATGTTGGAGAAGGTACTGTTCACCGTTTATGGGAGCCCCTCGAGTTAAAACAAAATATTCCGACACCCTACGCAGGTAAGTTTTCGGTTCCATACTGCATTGGAATTTCTTTTGCGGAGGGTGCCGCAGGGCTGGCTCAATTCACCAAGGACAAGTATAAAAATCCAATAGCTGCCGAAATTGCGCGGAAAGTTTTTTACGTAGTCGATCCGAATAACGAGTATCCAGCAAACTATACCGGTCATCTCAAGGCTGTTATGAAAGACGGTACGGTGCATGAATATTCGCAACCGCATATGCGTGGAGGTCCGGTCGAGCCCCTCACCGAGGAAGAATTAACGTCCAAGTTTCATGCAAATTGTGAATATGGTGGTTGGGACAATAGCTTGGCTAATCAATTGCAAGATTACTGTCTTGAGATTGCGGCTTTAAAAAACCTGAATGGGCTGTCCGCATTTCGCATTTAG
- a CDS encoding phosphosulfolactate synthase — translation MENPSEVLDDKAFSFIRVAPRPAKPRDCGMTIVADRGVGMNAQVDLMQSAGDFVDMMKIGIGAFRLQTEKFLRNKIDHLHESGVEVFFAGDITEAAFLQGQSEKFYRKVKDLGSDAVEVSSAQVSMSIDDKCRLIMMASDAGLKVVAEAGQKGHDNWTHSLSYINKQIEAYFKAGAWKTLIQGEGVSEGVEDRKEDLMLNIAAAFDVKDLIFQAKDGGTQAFYINTLGNIVNLDVDYDQVIDLELMRRNIRKHGLFGLVASSGE, via the coding sequence ATGGAAAATCCAAGTGAAGTACTTGATGATAAGGCGTTTAGTTTTATACGTGTTGCGCCACGGCCAGCGAAGCCACGGGATTGCGGTATGACCATCGTTGCCGATCGGGGTGTTGGTATGAATGCGCAAGTTGATCTAATGCAATCGGCTGGTGACTTTGTCGATATGATGAAAATAGGAATTGGCGCTTTCCGTCTTCAAACGGAGAAATTTTTGCGGAATAAAATAGATCACCTCCACGAGAGCGGTGTTGAGGTCTTCTTTGCAGGAGATATAACAGAAGCAGCATTTCTTCAGGGCCAGTCTGAAAAATTTTATCGAAAGGTCAAAGACCTAGGTAGTGACGCCGTAGAGGTATCATCAGCACAAGTTTCGATGTCTATCGACGACAAGTGTCGTCTCATTATGATGGCTTCCGATGCTGGTTTAAAGGTTGTAGCAGAGGCAGGGCAAAAGGGGCATGATAATTGGACACACAGCCTAAGCTACATCAATAAACAGATCGAGGCCTATTTTAAGGCTGGCGCATGGAAAACACTTATTCAGGGAGAAGGCGTTAGTGAGGGAGTTGAGGATCGCAAAGAGGACTTGATGTTGAACATAGCCGCAGCTTTCGATGTTAAAGATCTGATTTTCCAAGCTAAGGATGGCGGTACACAGGCATTTTACATCAACACGCTAGGGAATATTGTAAATCTCGACGTAGATTACGATCAAGTTATTGATCTTGAATTAATGAGGCGGAATATTCGCAAACACGGATTGTTTGGCCTTGTGGCCAGCTCTGGTGAATAA
- a CDS encoding nodulation protein NfeD has translation MIIRTTLFGIFLILGTMMLAVAKEERPTPIKSAAIITVDGAIGPATVEYLKRAMKIVVKKSHELVILRINTPGGLVDSTRKINAMILNAPVPIVGYVSPSGAHAASAGTYILYATHIAAMAPGTNLGAATPVQIGGSGTQGNKPKVEKNPKKDLERQKTSNGTSVSPKKSTMQAKAINDLIAYIKSLAELHGRNSTWAEKAVTEAATLTATGALKNNVINIIAKDANELLMKLHGRSVELRNSPVTLNTKNMAVDHIDPDWQIQLLSIATNPNVAFVMMLIGIYGIIFEFWHPGLIGPGVIGGICLLIGLYATNMLPLNYTGAGLLILGMAFMTAEAFLPSFGILGIGGIISFIFGSILLFDTDSPEFQLSWIVILSSALFCCALLSFILSYVWRSFKRPVISGTGNLIGTMAEVLEWSDDEGSVRAEGERWKASGMRGLKKGQKVKIVQLVGLSVVVTELDSKES, from the coding sequence TTGATTATCCGGACAACACTTTTCGGCATTTTTCTAATTCTAGGTACCATGATGTTAGCAGTGGCGAAAGAGGAAAGGCCTACCCCAATAAAAAGTGCCGCTATTATTACCGTCGACGGTGCTATAGGCCCCGCAACAGTAGAATATTTAAAACGCGCAATGAAAATTGTTGTTAAAAAAAGTCATGAGTTGGTCATTCTAAGGATTAATACTCCCGGTGGGCTTGTCGATAGCACGCGAAAAATCAACGCCATGATTTTAAATGCTCCTGTGCCAATTGTGGGTTATGTCTCGCCGTCCGGAGCACACGCAGCCAGCGCTGGTACCTATATTCTTTATGCTACCCACATTGCGGCAATGGCTCCGGGGACAAATCTCGGTGCGGCTACCCCCGTGCAAATAGGCGGATCTGGTACTCAAGGCAATAAACCAAAGGTTGAAAAGAACCCAAAAAAAGATCTTGAGCGGCAAAAAACCAGCAATGGCACTAGTGTTTCACCAAAAAAAAGTACCATGCAAGCCAAGGCGATCAACGATCTAATTGCCTACATCAAAAGCTTGGCTGAACTCCATGGCAGGAACTCAACATGGGCAGAAAAAGCCGTAACTGAAGCGGCCACACTTACCGCAACAGGGGCCCTGAAAAATAACGTCATCAACATTATTGCTAAGGACGCAAATGAGTTGTTGATGAAACTTCACGGACGTTCGGTCGAGCTAAGGAATTCGCCCGTCACACTTAACACTAAAAATATGGCCGTAGACCATATTGATCCAGATTGGCAGATACAATTGCTTTCTATCGCTACTAACCCAAACGTTGCGTTCGTCATGATGCTAATTGGTATCTACGGTATCATCTTTGAGTTCTGGCATCCGGGCTTAATAGGGCCGGGGGTAATTGGCGGAATCTGCCTGCTTATAGGTTTGTATGCCACAAACATGCTACCCCTTAACTACACTGGTGCCGGGTTGCTAATCTTGGGAATGGCATTCATGACTGCAGAGGCATTCCTTCCGTCATTTGGTATATTGGGCATCGGTGGCATAATTTCGTTTATTTTTGGCAGCATTTTACTTTTTGATACAGATTCGCCCGAATTTCAATTGTCATGGATTGTCATTTTATCATCGGCGTTGTTCTGCTGTGCCTTATTGTCGTTCATTCTTAGCTACGTTTGGCGCAGCTTTAAGCGCCCAGTCATTTCGGGGACTGGAAACTTGATCGGCACGATGGCCGAAGTTCTTGAATGGTCAGATGATGAAGGATCGGTCAGAGCTGAAGGTGAACGGTGGAAAGCATCTGGAATGCGTGGTTTAAAAAAGGGACAGAAAGTAAAGATTGTCCAATTAGTAGGGCTAAGTGTCGTAGTTACCGAATTAGATAGCAAAGAAAGTTAA
- a CDS encoding slipin family protein has product MDTFYVVTPVIISAIIILAASIRVLREYERGVTFTLGRFTSVKGPGIILLVPVVQTMNRVDLRTLVVDVPTQDVISKDNVSVKVNAVIYFRIVEPSKAIIQVENYLAATSQLAQTTLRSVLGKHELDEMLSERDKLNTDLQEILDTQTDAWGIKVANVEIKHVDIDESMVRAIARQAEAERIRRAKVINALGEQEAAEKLVEAAHALAKEPQAMQLRYLSSLQDIASDKTNTIVFPFPTEFTKMLKISND; this is encoded by the coding sequence ATGGATACATTTTACGTTGTGACGCCAGTCATTATTTCAGCCATCATTATTTTAGCCGCTTCAATCAGAGTTCTGAGGGAATACGAGCGTGGTGTCACTTTTACGCTTGGTCGTTTTACCTCGGTAAAAGGTCCTGGAATAATACTGCTGGTTCCAGTCGTACAAACAATGAACCGAGTTGACTTGCGCACCCTTGTAGTTGATGTGCCAACCCAAGACGTCATCTCAAAAGATAACGTCTCAGTCAAAGTCAATGCCGTTATTTATTTCCGTATTGTCGAACCATCAAAGGCTATTATTCAAGTCGAAAATTACCTCGCTGCTACTAGCCAGCTTGCTCAAACAACATTACGTTCTGTTCTCGGCAAACATGAACTCGACGAAATGCTATCGGAACGAGATAAACTAAATACGGACCTACAGGAAATCCTCGACACTCAGACCGATGCCTGGGGTATCAAGGTTGCTAACGTCGAGATAAAACATGTTGATATCGATGAGAGTATGGTTAGGGCAATCGCTCGTCAGGCAGAGGCTGAGCGAATACGCCGTGCAAAAGTAATTAATGCTCTTGGCGAACAAGAGGCTGCGGAGAAACTTGTAGAAGCCGCCCACGCACTTGCGAAAGAACCGCAAGCAATGCAATTACGTTACCTGAGCAGTCTTCAAGACATCGCCAGCGATAAAACCAACACAATAGTATTCCCATTTCCAACAGAATTCACAAAAATGCTAAAAATCTCTAATGACTAG
- a CDS encoding thiamine pyrophosphate-dependent enzyme, whose amino-acid sequence MTTGAARVIAGTLNAQGVDVAFCVPGESYLPLTDAFLEYPNMKLIVCRHESGAGFMAIAHGKVTGKAGVCIISRGPGAMNAAISLHVAYHDAEPVVFLVGQAELDELGRMALQEMNYSKTFSDTAKLVIEAVDQKRLGEYIARAFHVAETGTPGPVVVVLPEDLLYGDSISEIISPVPRPKAGPSRADVNRALDMIRSAERPLAIGGGNIKGPEAMAALTKFAETFDIPVAAPQRRFHIFDSKHSHCAGRLPNRAPAELLEIMKTTDLMLIIGDRGGPSMSQNFTFPRAPVPDQPLIHIWPDAEEIGRLWHPTLGIACDSTEFLNSMIEAGGGGKDRKSWVKKLNDAHKNVMRWRPVSSNDGVVFGSVIQAIGNHLTEDAIVTTDAGNFSSWPSRFLHFTQRNDFLGATVGAMGPGVPCAVGAALSTPGRQVVAFCGDGGVMMTGQELATAVQYGVPLKLFIANNNAYGTIRMHQAKNFPGRITATELQNPDFVAWGESFGAKGFLIANEGEVDQVVAAAFAHDGPSVIEARISLNHISPSATIEEIESRTA is encoded by the coding sequence ATGACTACCGGTGCAGCTCGCGTAATTGCTGGAACACTCAACGCCCAAGGCGTCGATGTAGCTTTTTGCGTCCCAGGGGAAAGCTATTTGCCGCTTACCGATGCTTTCCTAGAATACCCAAATATGAAGTTGATAGTCTGTCGTCATGAAAGTGGGGCAGGTTTCATGGCGATTGCGCACGGCAAAGTCACTGGTAAGGCCGGAGTGTGTATTATTAGTCGCGGACCTGGTGCAATGAATGCTGCAATTTCACTGCATGTTGCATACCACGATGCGGAGCCAGTGGTATTCCTAGTCGGGCAAGCAGAATTGGATGAACTCGGCCGCATGGCTCTGCAAGAAATGAACTACTCTAAGACATTTTCTGACACGGCAAAACTAGTTATTGAAGCTGTTGATCAAAAACGGCTCGGAGAATACATTGCCCGCGCTTTTCATGTTGCGGAAACTGGCACGCCGGGCCCAGTTGTTGTCGTATTGCCCGAGGATCTTCTTTATGGTGATAGTATCTCAGAAATAATTTCACCGGTGCCACGACCAAAAGCCGGACCGTCTCGTGCCGATGTAAACCGTGCTCTAGACATGATCCGAAGTGCAGAACGTCCACTGGCTATCGGGGGGGGTAATATTAAAGGCCCCGAAGCTATGGCAGCATTAACGAAGTTTGCCGAGACCTTTGATATACCGGTAGCAGCCCCTCAACGACGGTTTCACATATTCGATAGCAAGCACTCTCATTGTGCGGGAAGACTGCCAAATAGGGCCCCTGCTGAGCTCTTAGAGATTATGAAAACCACTGATCTGATGCTAATAATTGGTGATCGTGGTGGACCGTCCATGAGCCAGAACTTTACTTTTCCGCGCGCACCAGTTCCTGATCAACCTCTTATACATATATGGCCCGACGCGGAAGAGATTGGGCGACTTTGGCATCCAACACTCGGAATTGCCTGTGATTCAACAGAGTTTTTAAATAGCATGATAGAAGCTGGAGGAGGTGGTAAGGACCGCAAGAGCTGGGTAAAAAAATTGAATGATGCACACAAAAACGTCATGCGCTGGAGACCAGTCTCATCGAACGACGGTGTTGTATTCGGGTCTGTGATTCAAGCCATTGGCAATCACCTCACTGAGGATGCTATCGTAACTACGGACGCGGGTAACTTCTCAAGCTGGCCATCACGCTTTCTTCATTTCACACAGCGGAATGATTTCCTAGGTGCTACAGTTGGCGCGATGGGCCCCGGAGTTCCTTGCGCGGTTGGTGCTGCTTTGTCGACCCCTGGTCGTCAGGTTGTGGCATTCTGCGGCGATGGAGGCGTTATGATGACCGGCCAAGAACTTGCGACGGCCGTCCAATACGGAGTGCCGTTAAAACTTTTCATCGCAAACAACAACGCCTATGGGACTATTCGCATGCATCAAGCTAAAAACTTTCCGGGACGTATCACGGCAACAGAACTCCAAAATCCTGACTTCGTTGCGTGGGGAGAGAGCTTTGGTGCTAAGGGCTTTCTTATCGCGAATGAAGGAGAGGTTGATCAAGTTGTTGCCGCTGCCTTCGCCCATGACGGGCCTTCAGTAATTGAAGCCCGCATAAGCTTGAATCACATCTCACCTTCGGCAACCATCGAGGAGATAGAATCCCGAACCGCATAA
- a CDS encoding CoA transferase, whose translation MNTMEIPPLSGLKVIDAATVIAGPTLAMHLADFGAEVLKIEHPRGDVLRETGYQKKGVGLWFKMANRNKRCITLNFSKSRGQELFKKLIADADVLVENFRTGTMEKWGLGYEDLSRINPKLVMVRLTGFGQTGPYRKRPGFGTIAEVFSGFANITGEPSGPPTLPNFGLADGIAASYGASAVMYALYHRDVHGGEGQFIDLSIYEPMFQVLGPQPLQYDQLGIVQQRMGNRSKNNAPRNTYQTKDSHWVAISTNSPAIVKRVLTLCGGEKVADDPRFATPQGRVENIDEVDEIVASWIRERNLDEVLEKFENAEAAIGPAYNIAQIFEDPQYKARNDIVTVPDDELGPIRMANAFPFLSKTPAKIRHSGPPLGQHNQEVFCDELGLDQAEMQELKKNEII comes from the coding sequence ATGAATACAATGGAAATTCCGCCCCTTAGTGGTTTGAAAGTGATTGATGCGGCTACCGTAATAGCGGGCCCTACGCTTGCGATGCATCTGGCTGATTTTGGCGCCGAGGTGTTGAAAATTGAGCACCCACGTGGTGATGTCCTCCGCGAAACAGGTTATCAGAAAAAAGGGGTAGGACTTTGGTTTAAAATGGCTAACCGCAATAAACGCTGTATTACTCTGAATTTCTCGAAATCTCGTGGTCAGGAATTGTTCAAAAAATTGATTGCTGATGCTGACGTGTTAGTCGAAAATTTCCGCACGGGAACGATGGAAAAATGGGGGCTGGGATATGAGGATTTGAGCCGGATAAACCCCAAACTTGTGATGGTTAGGCTCACTGGTTTTGGACAAACTGGACCATACAGAAAGAGGCCTGGTTTTGGCACCATAGCAGAGGTGTTCAGCGGTTTTGCAAATATCACAGGTGAGCCTAGTGGCCCGCCAACATTACCAAATTTTGGGCTCGCAGATGGTATTGCCGCATCTTACGGCGCTTCGGCAGTGATGTATGCGCTTTACCATCGTGATGTTCATGGGGGCGAGGGGCAATTCATAGATCTATCGATTTATGAGCCAATGTTTCAGGTTCTGGGTCCTCAGCCATTACAATATGATCAGTTGGGTATTGTGCAGCAGCGCATGGGTAATCGCTCAAAGAATAACGCACCCCGTAACACTTATCAGACAAAAGACAGCCATTGGGTAGCAATTTCGACAAACTCGCCTGCAATCGTAAAACGGGTGCTGACACTCTGTGGTGGAGAAAAAGTAGCAGATGATCCCCGGTTTGCGACGCCACAGGGAAGGGTCGAGAATATCGACGAAGTTGATGAGATTGTTGCTAGCTGGATTAGGGAGCGCAATCTTGACGAAGTTTTAGAAAAATTCGAAAACGCTGAGGCTGCTATTGGGCCCGCATACAATATTGCACAAATTTTTGAGGACCCTCAATATAAAGCTCGGAACGATATTGTCACTGTTCCAGATGACGAATTGGGGCCTATTCGGATGGCTAATGCCTTTCCGTTTTTATCGAAGACACCAGCCAAAATACGACATTCGGGTCCGCCTTTGGGTCAGCATAATCAAGAGGTGTTTTGTGATGAGCTTGGCTTAGATCAAGCGGAAATGCAGGAACTGAAAAAAAATGAAATAATATAG
- a CDS encoding VOC family protein, with the protein MQRSQKIRNSGDPKQSYKCISNMENVRTFHHAAVSVDNVAVGIQWYTRTLSAHVLYQDETWALLSIGDTRIALVIPEEHPPHLAFEWSGAGDFGSLVDHRDGTSSLYIEDPFGNKIELMEPKNGK; encoded by the coding sequence ATGCAACGATCACAAAAGATCAGGAATAGTGGTGATCCAAAACAAAGTTATAAATGTATTTCAAATATGGAAAACGTTCGAACTTTTCACCACGCCGCAGTTTCAGTTGACAATGTCGCTGTTGGGATACAGTGGTATACCCGTACTTTGTCGGCACATGTTCTATACCAAGATGAAACGTGGGCTCTTTTATCGATTGGCGACACCCGCATTGCTTTAGTCATTCCGGAAGAGCATCCCCCGCACCTTGCCTTTGAATGGTCAGGAGCAGGAGACTTTGGTTCCCTTGTGGACCACAGGGACGGGACTTCCAGCCTTTATATAGAAGATCCTTTTGGCAATAAAATTGAACTGATGGAACCAAAAAACGGAAAATGA
- a CDS encoding alpha/beta hydrolase, which translates to MKMVIKVLVGAAVTAFGISACSPFGMINFLANSEDVSVSTAISYGSHEKQRLDIYRPVRMKGSLPTILFFYGGSWKRGSRENYAFVGHALAQRGFVVVISDYRLYPEVKFPIFVHDGAQAIAWVTENIGKYGGLNKNIHLMGHSAGAHIAALLVLDEEYLRKFNLGKDTLGRWVGLSGPYAFYPSKVHSVKDVFEGVAENLTRPVVRVGRGAPDALLIHGSHDTAVSPENSVALAHRMNELGNRAFAVIYEGVGHGLTVGSLTFPFTGMASTLNDAVSFLKTGKYPRVRGKNGGISK; encoded by the coding sequence ATGAAGATGGTAATAAAGGTTCTGGTCGGGGCCGCCGTGACTGCGTTTGGCATAAGCGCATGCTCACCTTTTGGCATGATAAATTTTTTGGCAAATAGTGAGGATGTAAGTGTTAGCACTGCAATTTCATATGGATCCCATGAAAAACAGCGGTTGGATATTTACCGTCCAGTTCGGATGAAAGGGTCGTTGCCGACCATTTTATTTTTTTACGGAGGCAGTTGGAAGCGGGGCAGTAGAGAAAACTATGCGTTCGTGGGGCACGCTCTCGCACAGCGAGGTTTCGTTGTGGTGATATCCGATTACAGGTTGTATCCCGAAGTTAAATTTCCAATATTTGTCCACGATGGTGCGCAGGCTATTGCATGGGTTACAGAAAACATAGGAAAATATGGAGGGCTAAATAAAAATATTCATTTGATGGGGCACTCCGCCGGTGCCCACATAGCTGCATTACTCGTTCTTGACGAAGAGTATCTCAGGAAATTTAATTTAGGTAAGGATACCCTTGGGCGTTGGGTTGGTTTGTCGGGTCCATATGCATTCTACCCTTCAAAGGTTCATTCGGTGAAAGATGTGTTTGAGGGGGTTGCAGAGAACTTAACACGTCCTGTAGTGAGGGTGGGGCGTGGTGCTCCAGATGCTTTACTCATCCACGGGAGCCACGACACTGCTGTCTCGCCAGAAAACAGTGTAGCTTTGGCCCATAGAATGAACGAGCTAGGCAATAGGGCATTTGCAGTTATTTATGAGGGTGTTGGACACGGGCTTACCGTTGGTTCACTTACTTTCCCTTTTACAGGTATGGCATCAACACTTAACGATGCAGTATCTTTCCTAAAGACCGGCAAGTATCCTAGAGTTCGTGGGAAAAATGGAGGTATCAGCAAATGA
- the rplU gene encoding 50S ribosomal protein L21, whose amino-acid sequence MNEDKKMFAVIKTGGKQYKVAEEDVVQVEKLDAKTGSKIAFDNVLMVGDSTSSTFGTPLVEGASVSGTVMEQGREDKILVFKRKRRQGYRRLKGHRQHVTLVKITNIMTKDKKDLPPKKKALSKDKPEGKVTDKKKKTTTKKTSSNKKSAAKRPESGDIIKE is encoded by the coding sequence ATGAATGAAGATAAAAAAATGTTTGCAGTAATCAAAACCGGTGGAAAACAATACAAAGTTGCCGAAGAGGACGTAGTTCAGGTTGAAAAGCTGGATGCGAAGACTGGCAGTAAGATAGCTTTTGATAACGTTCTGATGGTTGGTGATTCTACATCCAGCACTTTTGGTACACCCTTAGTGGAGGGTGCAAGTGTTTCTGGAACAGTCATGGAGCAAGGTCGTGAAGATAAGATACTAGTTTTCAAGCGCAAGCGACGCCAAGGATATCGCCGTCTGAAGGGTCATCGGCAGCACGTGACTTTGGTCAAAATAACAAATATCATGACTAAAGATAAAAAAGACTTACCCCCGAAAAAAAAGGCTCTCTCAAAAGACAAGCCTGAGGGAAAAGTTACAGATAAGAAAAAGAAAACCACAACAAAAAAGACCAGTTCAAACAAAAAATCAGCCGCAAAAAGACCTGAAAGCGGCGATATAATCAAGGAATAA
- the rpmA gene encoding 50S ribosomal protein L27, whose product MAHKKAGGSSRNGRDSEGRRLGVKKYGGETVIPGNIIIRQRGTKVHPGHNVGLGKDHTLFATAEGTVKFHKTRVRTTVHVEPTG is encoded by the coding sequence ATGGCGCATAAAAAAGCGGGTGGAAGCTCAAGAAATGGTCGCGATTCTGAGGGACGTAGGCTGGGTGTAAAAAAGTATGGTGGAGAAACCGTCATTCCAGGAAACATCATCATACGGCAACGCGGCACTAAAGTGCATCCAGGACATAATGTTGGGTTAGGGAAAGACCATACTTTGTTTGCAACGGCAGAGGGCACGGTCAAGTTCCATAAAACGCGAGTACGAACAACCGTACACGTAGAGCCCACCGGGTAA
- the proB gene encoding glutamate 5-kinase, translated as MKYQLINAKRIVIKIGSSLLVDNERGEIREDWLDGLACDLSHLRARGQEVMIVSSGAIALGRGKSGLLSTRNLRLEESQAAAAVGQILLAHAYQHILERHNLNIAQILLTLEDTEHRRKHLNARNTLNQLLKLGVVPVINENDTVATSEIRFGDNDRLAARVAAMTSSDCLILLSDIDGLYDSDPRQNPRALHIAEVNEITEDIKAMAGNAPTGYSSGGMITKLDAASIAMDGGCDMVITDGKCIEPLSMLMRGGRATWFNANSSPRKARKKWIAGMVKTNGEITVDNGAAEALSKGKSLLPAGITRITGNFARGDAVLLRNSTGHEIARGLSAYSASEAKKIKGHKSGSIETILGYRGCDEVVHRDNLAVKRSTSKRSE; from the coding sequence ATGAAATATCAGTTGATTAATGCCAAACGCATCGTAATCAAAATCGGCTCGTCATTATTGGTCGACAATGAAAGAGGCGAGATCCGAGAAGATTGGCTTGATGGCCTTGCCTGTGATCTGTCTCACTTGCGAGCCCGTGGGCAAGAAGTCATGATTGTTTCGTCGGGTGCTATAGCACTCGGGAGAGGAAAATCGGGCTTATTAAGTACACGCAACCTTCGTCTTGAAGAAAGCCAGGCCGCTGCTGCGGTCGGCCAAATACTGCTTGCGCATGCTTACCAGCATATACTTGAGCGCCATAATTTAAACATCGCACAAATTCTACTGACACTGGAAGACACTGAACATCGAAGAAAACACTTAAATGCTCGAAATACACTCAACCAGCTTCTTAAATTAGGAGTTGTGCCGGTAATAAATGAAAATGATACAGTAGCGACAAGCGAAATTCGTTTTGGCGATAATGACCGCCTTGCTGCACGAGTTGCCGCTATGACTAGCTCAGATTGTCTTATATTACTTTCCGATATTGATGGGCTTTATGACTCTGATCCAAGACAAAACCCACGCGCATTACATATTGCCGAAGTCAATGAAATTACCGAAGATATAAAAGCCATGGCTGGAAATGCTCCAACTGGTTATTCGTCTGGCGGCATGATTACGAAACTCGACGCAGCCAGCATCGCTATGGATGGTGGTTGTGATATGGTGATAACCGATGGAAAATGTATTGAACCCTTATCAATGTTAATGCGCGGCGGACGGGCGACTTGGTTCAATGCCAATTCCTCACCACGAAAAGCACGCAAAAAGTGGATTGCGGGTATGGTGAAGACGAACGGTGAAATCACTGTTGACAACGGGGCCGCCGAAGCTCTGAGCAAAGGAAAAAGCCTTCTGCCCGCAGGTATAACCCGTATCACCGGAAATTTTGCCCGAGGGGATGCAGTTTTATTACGTAACAGTACTGGCCATGAGATAGCGCGCGGTTTAAGCGCATATTCAGCTTCCGAGGCAAAAAAAATAAAAGGCCACAAGAGCGGTTCGATAGAAACCATCCTTGGCTACCGGGGATGTGATGAAGTGGTGCATCGTGATAATCTAGCGGTAAAGCGATCAACCTCAAAGAGGAGTGAATGA